The genomic stretch GGCTTTCCGGCGCTTCGCTTCCTCGATAACCTCACGCATTTCCGCGACGGCCTGCGCATGAGGGATCACTCGGCCGGCCGCCGCATCGGCCATGCCGCGCTTGATACCGTCGATGATTTCAAGCTCGCGATCGACATAGGCGGCGACGGCCTCGCCGGCGAGGAAGGATTTGCTTCGCTGCGTGTCGTTCGCGATCCGGTCGAGCTTTTCTTTCACATCGGGCCTAACCCGAATCGTCATGGTGGTGCTGGCGGTCATGGAATCGCCTCCGTGTGTTGAATTGTGTACATCCTAGCACGGTTTCCCGGCCGCCGCTATCGCCTTCTATCAAGGTGATACGTTTACACGTTAATACGTATTAACGTAAATAATTAAACACCGGCCTTGCCTCTCGCTCCCTCTCGAAAGCCCATAGGACGCTGGCCGCAGGCGCGAACGGTGCGGATTAGGTGGTGAGGATGCCGTTTCCCGGCCCGCCTATACGCGGGCCGGAACCGCCGCAG from Thalassobaculum sp. OXR-137 encodes the following:
- a CDS encoding CopG family ribbon-helix-helix protein encodes the protein MTASTTMTIRVRPDVKEKLDRIANDTQRSKSFLAGEAVAAYVDRELEIIDGIKRGMADAAAGRVIPHAQAVAEMREVIEEAKRRKAARG